Genomic segment of Streptomyces longhuiensis:
CAGCCTGCACCTGTTCAGGTACCTGCGTACGCACGAGCGCCGCCGCAAGGCGTACTACGTCATCGACAAGGGAAGCGCGGACCGGGCCAAGCTGAAGCGCCTGGGGAACGTGGTGGCCCACAGCTCGTGGAAGCACAAGCTGCTGATGCTGCACGCGTCCCTGCTGATCAACGCCTATGACATCGACTCGTACATGCTCCCCGACGGCTGGGACCGCGGGCAGTACCTCAAGCACCTCAACTGGCGTGTGGGCGCCAAGCGGGTCTTCCTCCAGCACGGTGTCACCGACGAGGACGGCAGCAAGGCCCTGCACCGCAACAGGACCGGCGTGGATCTGGTGTTCGCCACCAGCGACCGGGAAGCCCAGTACTTCTCCGAGCACATGCACTACGGCGAGCAGGCCAAGGCGCTCGGCTTCCCGCGCTTCGACGCGCTCCAGCCGGACCGCGGCGGCCGCCGCGTCCTCCTCATGCCCACCTGGCGCAAGTACCTGACGATCCCCTCCTACCTCCAGCAGGAGGGCGCCGACCAGGACGCCGTCAACGAGATCTTCCGTGAGTCGGCCTACCGGGACTTCGTGGTACGGCTGCTGCGCGACCCGAAGCTCATGGAAGCGCTGGAGTACTACGACTACACGCTCGACTTCCTGCCGCACTACGAGATGCGGAACATGATCGACGGAGTCGTTCCGGACCACCCTCGGGTGCAGCGCCTGGACCAGACGAAGGTCAGCGTCCAGACGGCCCTGCGCCAGTGCGACCTGTTCATCACCGACTGGTCCTCGGTCCACTTCGACATGGCCTACCTCGGCACGCCGCTCGTCTACGCCCGGTTCGACCCCGACGAGTACTGGGCGAAGCACGCCAGGAAGGGCTACTTCGAGGCGGAGCACGACGGGTTCGGGCCGGTGTGCGGCAACGTCGACGAGGTCGTGACCGAAGTGATCCGCTACCTCGGCAACGGGTGCGCGCGCGAGCCGGAGTACGACCGCAGGGCGCGGGCGTTCTTCGCCTTCGAGGACCGCGACAACTGCGCCCGCGCGACGGCCGCGATCGCGGAGCTCGCGGCGTCGGACAGATAGGGCGCGTCGCGGCGCGCGTGCCTCACGCGGGCCGCACCGTCCGCGGTCCCACGCAGGCGGCGCCCAACTCGCCCACGCGGCGGCGCAGTTCACGGTCGGCGGTCACCACGGTGCACGGCCTTTCGGCGGCGGCGACCAGGTCCACGATGTGGTCGTCGCCGCTTCCCGTCGCCGATTCGACCCGTACGCCCGGCACCGACTCCACACCGCGTGCGGCGCCCTCGACGACGAGCACGATGTCGACGTCCTCGCGCTCGGCGTGGGCCACCAGGCTGTCCCGCAGGCGTTCGGCCGCGCCCCGCCGGTCGCGCCACCACCCGTCGGGGACCGAACCGACGACATTGGCGCCGTCGACGATCAGCAGCATGGTCATGAGGTCCCGCCCTTCTCCCGCACGAGCGTACCCAGACCGCGCAAACACCGGTGCCCGGCACGCCAGTTGGCATGCCGGGCACCGGTTCGTGCGGGGGAGTTACGCCGGAACGCTCGCCACGCCCTGCGCCAGGAACCGCTTGCCGGTCACCCGCTCGCTGACGCCCTCACGGTCCAGGTACGGCGTGATGCCGCCCAGGTGGAAGGGCCAGCCGGCGCCGGTGATCAGGCACAGGTCGATGTCCTGGGCCTCGGCGACGACACCCTCGTCGAGCATGAGGCCGATCTCCTGCGCCACCGCGTCGAGCACGCGGTCGCGGACCTGCTCCTCCGTCAGGACGACGTCGCCCTGCTTGAGGAGGGCGGCGACCTCGGGGTCCAGCTCCGGCTTCCCGGAGTCGTAGACGTAGAAGCCGCGCTTGCCGGCCTTGACGACCGCCGCGAGGTTCGGGGACACCGTGAAGCGCTCCGGGAAGGCGCGGTTCAGGGTCTCCGAGACGTGCAGACCGATCGCGGGACCGACCAGCTCCAGGAGCACCAGCGGGGACATCGGCAGGCCGAGCGGCTCGACGGCCTTCTCGGCGACCTCGACCGGGGTGCCCTCGTCGATGACGTTCTGGATCTCGCCCATGAAGCGGGTGAGGATGCGGTTCACGACGAACGCCGGGGCGTCCTTCACCAGCACCGCGGTCTTCTTCAGCTTCTTGGCGACACCGAAGGCGGTGGCCAGCGAGGCGTCGTCGGTCCGCTCGCCGCGGACGATCTCCAGGAGCGGGAGGATCGCGACCGGGTTGAAGAAGTGGAAGCCGACGACCCGCTCGGGGTGCTTCAGCTTCGACGCCATCTCGGTGACCGAGAGGGACGAGGTGTTGGTGGCGAGGATCGCGTGCGCCGGGGCGACCGCCTCGACCTCCGCGAACACCTGCTGCTTGACGCCGATCTCCTCGAAGACGGCCTCGATGATGAAGTCCGCGTCGGAGAAGCCCTCGGCCTTGTCCAGGACGCCGCTCACCAGCGCCTTGAGGCGGTTGGCCTTGTCCTGGTTGACACGGCCCTTGCCGAGCAGCTTCTCGATCTCGGCGTGGACGTAGCCCACACCCTTGTCGACGCGCTCCTGGTCGATGTCGGTCAGGACGACCGGCACCTCGAGGCGGCGCAGGAAGAGCAGCGCGAGCTGCGAGGCCATCAGGCCCGCACCCACGACGCCGACCTTGGTGACCGGACGCGCGAGCGACTTGTCCGGCGCACCCGCCGGGCGCTTGCCGCGCTTCTGGACGAGGCTGAACGAGTAGATACCCGCGCGCAGTTCGCCACCCATGATCAGGTCGGCGAGCGCCTTGTCCTCGGCGTCGAACCCGGCCTGCAGGTTCCCGTCCTTGGCGGCGGCGATGATGTCGAGGGCGCGGTACGCGGCCGGGGCCGCCCCGTGCACCTTGCTGTCGGCGATGAACTTGCCGCGCGCGACGGCCTCGTCCCACGCGTCGCCGCGGTCGACCTCGGCACGCTCGACGGCCACGTCGCCCTTGAGGACGTTCGCCGTCCAGATCAGCGACTGCTCCAGGAAGTCGGCGCCCTCGAAGATCGCGTCGGCGATGCCGAGTTCGAAGACCTGCTTGCCCTTGAGCTGGCGGTTCTGGTTGAGCGAGTTCTCGATGATGACCGAGACGGCCTTGTCGGCGCCGATCAGGTTCGGCAGCAGCGCGCAGCCGCCCCAGCCCGGGACCAGACCGAGGAAGACCTCGGGGAGCGAGAACGCGGGCAGCGCCTTGGAGACGGTGCGGTAGGTGCAGTGCAGACCGACCTCGACACCGCCGCCCATGGCCGCGCCGTTGTAGTACGCGAACGTCGGCACGGCGAGGCCCGAGAGGCGCTTGAAGACCTCGTGGCCGCCCTTGCCGATGGCCAGCGCGTCGTCGTGCTTCTTGAGGAGCTCGACGCCCTTGAGGTCGGCGCCGACGGCGAAGATGAACGGCTTGCCGGTGATGCCGGCGCCGACGATCGTGCCCTCGGCCGCCTCCTTCTCGACCTGGTCGATCGCGGCGTTCAGGTTCGCGAGCGAGGCCGGGCCGAAGGTGGTCGGCTTGGTGTGGTCGAAGCCGTTGTCGAGCGTGATCAGCGCGAACCGGCCCGCGCCGAACGGCAGGTCGAGGTGGCGTACGTTCGCCGACGTGACGACCTCGTCCGGGAACAGCTCGGCGGCGCCCTTCAGGAGCTCAGCGGTGGTGGT
This window contains:
- a CDS encoding NTP pyrophosphohydrolase; protein product: MTMLLIVDGANVVGSVPDGWWRDRRGAAERLRDSLVAHAEREDVDIVLVVEGAARGVESVPGVRVESATGSGDDHIVDLVAAAERPCTVVTADRELRRRVGELGAACVGPRTVRPA
- a CDS encoding 3-hydroxyacyl-CoA dehydrogenase NAD-binding domain-containing protein, whose protein sequence is MSTTTAELLKGAAELFPDEVVTSANVRHLDLPFGAGRFALITLDNGFDHTKPTTFGPASLANLNAAIDQVEKEAAEGTIVGAGITGKPFIFAVGADLKGVELLKKHDDALAIGKGGHEVFKRLSGLAVPTFAYYNGAAMGGGVEVGLHCTYRTVSKALPAFSLPEVFLGLVPGWGGCALLPNLIGADKAVSVIIENSLNQNRQLKGKQVFELGIADAIFEGADFLEQSLIWTANVLKGDVAVERAEVDRGDAWDEAVARGKFIADSKVHGAAPAAYRALDIIAAAKDGNLQAGFDAEDKALADLIMGGELRAGIYSFSLVQKRGKRPAGAPDKSLARPVTKVGVVGAGLMASQLALLFLRRLEVPVVLTDIDQERVDKGVGYVHAEIEKLLGKGRVNQDKANRLKALVSGVLDKAEGFSDADFIIEAVFEEIGVKQQVFAEVEAVAPAHAILATNTSSLSVTEMASKLKHPERVVGFHFFNPVAILPLLEIVRGERTDDASLATAFGVAKKLKKTAVLVKDAPAFVVNRILTRFMGEIQNVIDEGTPVEVAEKAVEPLGLPMSPLVLLELVGPAIGLHVSETLNRAFPERFTVSPNLAAVVKAGKRGFYVYDSGKPELDPEVAALLKQGDVVLTEEQVRDRVLDAVAQEIGLMLDEGVVAEAQDIDLCLITGAGWPFHLGGITPYLDREGVSERVTGKRFLAQGVASVPA